The Euphorbia lathyris chromosome 2, ddEupLath1.1, whole genome shotgun sequence genome includes a window with the following:
- the LOC136220230 gene encoding 7-deoxyloganetin glucosyltransferase-like: MGYSASLLATCKLQEKSDILRMEIQPQPHVVCVPFPLQGHIIPMLKLAKLLHHKGFFVTLVNTEANHNRILESRGINALDGLPDFRFVTLPLQQPPSNSHTSLALSFLALREICRKDFLPLFRDLITKLNHTSSSSTPPVTCLLSDAILSYTLSLSQELQIPNVLLWNMGASGFLSFKHSRDQIKQCLAFLKDPSKKPGEEDKKNLDNMMEWIPGMKGAQVRDLAKFFKNRDQGSMSDSGDSELIRASQASAVIFHTFDTLETEALKTVSPMFKRVLSIGPLQSLLDNISDDDKYDSIECNLWNEEAECIKWLDSKEPNSVVYINFGTTTVITMEQLVELAWGLANSKHNFLWITRPDLIMGDSAVLPPQFLTETKERGFIGSWCPQEQVLNHPSTGVFLTHCGWNSIVETISAGIPVICWPFFGEHFVNCRKSCNEWGIGVELSSNFQRDEVDKLVKESMSGDIGRNMKGKAMEWKKIAQEAVTVNGSSSFNLNNLVNQVLLSNNI; the protein is encoded by the exons ATGGGGTACTCTGCATCTCTTCTTGCAACCTGCAAATTGCAAGagaaaagtgatattttaagaATGGAAATTCAGCCTCAGCCTCATGTGGTATGCGTCCCATTTCCATTACAAGGCCACATTATTCCAATGCTGAAATTGGCAAAACTCCTTCATCACAAAGGCTTTTTTGTGACTCTTGTTAACACCGAAGCTAATCACAACCGGATTCTTGAATCCAGAGGCATTAACGCCTTAGATGGATTGCCGGACTTCCGGTTTGTTACCTTACCTCTTCAGCAGCCTCCTTCAAATTCCCACACCAGTTTAGCCTTAAGCTTCTTGGCTCTACGAGAGATCTGTAGAAAggattttcttcctttgtttcgTGATCTTATCACCAAACTCAATcacacttcttcttcttccactcCTCCAGTAACATGCCTACTTTCGGATGCTATTTTGAGTTACACTTTATCTCTCTCTCAAGAATTGCAAATCCCCAATGTCTTGCTTTGGAATATGGGTGCCTCCGGGTTCCTCAGTTTTAAACATTCTCGCGACCAAATCAAACAATGCCTTGCATTCCTCAAAG ATCCAAGCAAGAAACCGGGAGAAGAAGATAAGAAGAATCTGGACAACATGATGGAATGGATTCCAGGGATGAAAGGAGCACAAGTGAGGGATCTTGCAAAGTTTTTCAAGAATAGAGACCAAGGCTCCATGTCTGATTCCGGGGACTCGGAATTAATAAGAGCATCTCAAGCATCAGCTGTTATATTTCACACCTTTGACACCTTAGAAACTGAAGCCTTGAAAACAGTTTCCCCTATGTTTAAAAGGGTCCTCAGCATTGGTCCTCTCCAATCTCTTCTGGACAACATTTCTGATGATGATAAATATGATTCCATTGAATGCAATCTATGGAATGAAGAGGCAGAATGCATCAAATGGCTGGATTCAAAGGAACCTAACTCAGTTGTTTACATAAACTTTGGAACCACAACAGTAATAACTATGGAACAGCTAGTAGAGCTAGCATGGGGACTGGCTAACAGTAAACATAACTTCTTGTGGATAACAAGGCCAGACTTGATCATGGGAGACTCGGCGGTTCTTCCGCCCCAATTTCTGACTGAAACCAAAGAAAGAGGGTTTATAGGAAGTTGGTGTCCACAAGAACAAGTGCTAAACCACCCCTCCACAGGGGTATTCCTTACGCACTGTGGCTGGAATTCAATTGTGGAAACCATTTCTGCTGGAATACCTGTGATTTGTTGGCCCTTTTTTGGGGAACATTTTGTGAACTGTAGAAAGAGTTGTAATGAATGGGGGATTGGTGTGGAATTGAGTAGTAATTTCCAAAGAGATGAAGTGGATAAGCTTGTTAAGGAATCAATGAGTGGTGATATAGGTAGAAATATGAAGGGAAAGGCTATGGAGTGGAAGAAAATAGCACAAGAGGCTGTTACTGTTAATGGATCATCCTCCTTCAACTTGAACAATCTAGTCAATCAAGTTCTTCTATCAAACAATATTTGA
- the LOC136216545 gene encoding transcription factor bHLH92: MDHVFGSSEQWKDNILELELDQVNQTAFLPYYAGPSSHIGINNNSSSASASANVNKRMIEFARRTAEFKDSGSRFHRRKMSERLRRENERKAYSALHSMLPLGTKNEKKSIMQTAARRIEELKVDKEVAERRNHNLQVKLEEIDNLRSSKIEVRVANANAVSGLGIDYIVEVLKCLNMLGVKTRSIQSTLSDDHQLLAVIHIQTQIPDGEVRKAVQRTLQEIAEKLQFNFPNYN; this comes from the exons atggATCATGTCTTTGGATCATCAGAACAATGGAAGGATAATATTCTCGAGCTTGAACTTGATCAAGTTAACCAAACTGCTTTCCTGCCGTACTACGCCGGACCCAGTTCCCATATTGGGATCAACAACAACTcttcctctgcctctgcctctgctAACGTTAACAAAAGAATGATAGAATTCGCCAGAAGAACTGCAGAATTTAAAGATTCCGGCAGCAGATTCCATCGCCGGAAAATGAGCGAGAGATTGAGAAGAGAAAACGAGAGGAAAGCATACTCTGCCCTCCACTCTATGCTGCCTCTTGGCACCAAG AACGAAAAGAAATCGATTATGCAAACGGCGGCGAGAAGAATTGAAGAGCTGAAAGTAGATAAGGAAGTGGCAGAAAGGAGaaaccataatcttcaagtgaAATTGGAGGAGATTGATAATCTTAGGAGTTCAAAGATTGAAGTAAGAGTAGCAAATGCAAATGCAGTATCAGGATTAGGGATAGATTATATTGTTGAGGTTCTCAAGTGTCTGAatatgttaggggtaaaaacGAGGAGCATTCAATCAACCTTATCTGATGATCATCAACTTCTTGCTGTAATCCATATTCAAACCCAG ATTCCAGATGGTGAGGTAAGAAAGGCAGTGCAGAGGACCTTACAAGAGATTGCAGAGAAACTTCAATTCAATTTCCCAAATTACAACTAG